A single genomic interval of Babylonia areolata isolate BAREFJ2019XMU chromosome 26, ASM4173473v1, whole genome shotgun sequence harbors:
- the LOC143300800 gene encoding uncharacterized protein LOC143300800 → METDPDILQFTTESTVHNQSIVDILTTESTVHNQSIVDILTTESTVHNQSIVDILTTESTVHNQSIVDILTTESTVHNQSIVDILTTESTVHNQSIVDILTNNTGGVGSKNRTDVTSNTSHYDVTTDGGGRGGGDVTKPPVRHDLLCGQTEMSFRIPVSEDMLPLPKTVTLSDPSCAVQISEVTREEEEEEGKQKHHFLSGSTVFNGCGTTARFTNHSVIFSNFIVLDYSQGTAAASPSVDNSSDDSYSKNNGSHDVTNSSSNSNNSDSKSNSNNRTGNDIIISSSNSSNNSDSYGDNISSKSNDSFNGFNSNHKNDSIINNSTTNNSNNSISSINSSNITVSITNTPYNDSDSYLAASNNNNTNDENSNNNTTSNTTNTNTNTNNAIQIIPLECHYERASELHLSFLPLVRQVLFTETGVGRFQFQIEQFQDSSFAAGISQSAYPLRTSPSEEVFVQLSLGEMLGQHLDEDVYGMDVEGCVASPLSSWSEARRGVHRGLIVDGCPVSKDVRLHEVQSEQLTSCSTTCPLRRPRSHGDPRVFRFSFKAAVAPADLEQMSRSRSGSSLVYIHCRVRLCPATSCLLQGRRCEEVPTSTLDRRRRDVGKGGEGHGEGQGGVEGEAGHQLSTGPLLIVVDSAGEAADQRSVVIYAVPVPLVIAFTVIIVAAALVTLAILVAWKRRGRGEGHRSLKDGVRSV, encoded by the exons ATGGAgactg ATCCAGACATCCTTCAGTTCACCACAGAGAGCACAGTTCACAACCAAAGTATCGTCGACATCCTCACCACAGAGAGCACAGTTCACAACCAGAGTATCGTCGACATCCTCACCACCGAGAGCACAGTTCACAACCAGAGTATCGTCGACATCCTCACCACAGAGAGCACAGTTCACAACCAGAGTATCGTCGACATCCTCACCACAGAGAGCACAGTTCACAACCAGAGTATCGTCGACATCCTCACCACAGAGAGCACAGTTCACAACCAAAGTATCGTCGACATCCTCACCAACAACACCGGCGGCGTCGGCTCAAAGAACCGCACTGACGTCACCTCAAACACCTCTCACTATGACGTCACCACCGACGGGGGCGGGCGCGGAGGCGGAGACGTGACGAAGCCACCAGTGCGTCACGACCTATTGTGCGGACAAACGGAGATGTCCTTCAGGATTCCTGTCTCTGAAGACATGTTGCCGCTGCCTAAG ACGGTGACACTGTCTGACCCGAGCTGCGCAGTACAGATCTCCGAGGTGacgcgggaggaggaggaggaggaggggaagcagAAGCATCACTTCCTGTCTGGCTCCACCGTTTTTAACGGCTGCGGCACCACGGCACGCTTCACCAACCACAGCGTTATCTTCTCCAACTTCATCGTCCTGGACTACAGCCAGGGCACCGCCGCTGCCAGCCCCTCTGTCGACAACAGCAGCGATGACAGCTATAGCAAGAACAACGGCAGTCATGATGTcactaacagcagcagcaacagcaacaacagtgacagcaaaagcaacagcaacaacagaaccggcaatgatatcatcatcagcagcagcaacagcagcaacaacagtgacagctatggcgacaacatcagcagcaagagCAACGACAGTTTTAACGGATTCAACAGCAACCACAAGAATGATAGTAtaatcaacaacagcaccaccaacaacagcaacaacagcatcagcagcatcaacTCAAGCAATATCACTGTCTCAATCACCAACACACCATACAACGACAGTGACAGTTATCTCGCggcaagtaacaacaacaacaccaacgatgagaacagtaacaacaacaccaccagcaacaccaccaacaccaacaccaacaccaacaacgccATCCAAATCATCCCACTGGAGTGTCACTACGAACGAGCATCGGAGCTTCACCTCAGCTTCCTGCCGCTGGTCCGCCAAGTGCTGTTCACAGAAACAGGGGTCGGTCGCTTCCAGTTCCAGATCGAGCAGTTCCAGGACTCTTCGTTCGCTGCCGGGATCAGCCAGTCTGCCTACCCGCTGAGAACCAGCCCGTCCGAGGAGGTTTTCGTTCAGCTGAGTCTTGGAGAGATGTTGGGACAGCATCTGGATGAGGATGTGTATGGCATGGACGTTGAGGGGTGTGTGGCCAGCCCTTTGTCTTCCTGGTCGGAGGCCCGGCGAGGGGTTCACCGAGGGTTGATCGTGGACGG TTGCCCAGTCAGCAAGGACGTCCGTCTTCACGAGGTTCAGTCGGAACAACTGACGTCATGCTCCACGACCTGCCCCCTGCGCAGGCCTCGTAGTCATGGCGACCCTCGTGTCTTCCGCTTCAGCTTCAAGGCCGCCGTGGCCCCCGCTGACCTTGAGCAAATGTCAAGGTCACGATCAGGCTCCAGCCTTGTGTACATCCACTGCCGCGTGCGGCTGTGTCCCGCCACTTCGTGTCTCCTCCAAGGTCGTCGTTGTGAGGAGGTTCCGACCTCGACCCTTGACCGGCGGAGGAGGGATGTCGGGAAGGGTGGTGAAGGTCACGGTGAAGGTCAaggtggggtagagggggaggcCGGTCACCAGCTGTCTACTGGGCCCCTGTTGATAGTGGTGGATTctgctggag AAGCAGCAGACCAGAGATCCGTTGTCATCTATGCTGTACCTGTGCCTCTGGTCATTGCATTCACTGTCATCATTGTGGCTGCTGCCCTGGTGACCTTGGCAATACTCGTTGCTTGGAAACGCCGCGGGCGGGGTGAAGGTCATCGCTCTTTGAAAGATGGCGTCCGCTCAGTGTAA